From the Theobroma cacao cultivar B97-61/B2 chromosome 2, Criollo_cocoa_genome_V2, whole genome shotgun sequence genome, one window contains:
- the LOC18608902 gene encoding exocyst complex component EXO70B1 — translation MEKNLNSEKSGSFSGIGKRRSHSISESVSFQLDGPEPKECDENQNPAELSLEPDLKHDQILEEVDQFIEKLDSDGGKCKAPEIPNSIEPLLKMVETRIAGYEQREASAKFGQNQEEDPSFFEAISRVSRIVKSLDEFPFDSSATSCFNQAGSVHHRAMLLLGYEFCALLDNSKRICNINRDPKTPQTPKQSFFNSNHELDRCIRPESDSKKEDEFPSFSPESISNMNQIATAMISAGYEAECCISYSGLRLKALDVELNKQGFENINVDDVQRMHWESLEGEIANWIQIVKHCSTNFFSAERKLCNSVFSEHPLIAQRLFSDHATFVTVRLLNFANAVVLTKRYSTEKLFKFLDIYETLHDLNRDFGDDSSAPDLIFETSVTQCRVGEAAVSIFCQLENSIKSDNGRIPVASGAVHPLTRYTMNYLKYACEYKDTLEQVFQQHYKMEESTRQKFEEQESKNAIKDDGSPRASPFSVKLMMVMDLLDANIDMKSKLYRDPALRYIFLMNNGRYILQKVKGSAEIYEMMGDSWSRKRTTDLRRYHKNYQRETWSKVLQCINHEGLQVNGKVSKTILKERFKNFNTLFDEIHKTQSTWVVSDEQLQSELIVSISAVVIPAYRSFLGRFKSYVDYGRQAEKYIKYQPEDIEGLIDQLFDGNSTSMGRRRT, via the coding sequence ATGGAGAAGAACCTGAACTCTGAAAAGTCTGGTAGCTTCTCTGGAATTGGCAAAAGAAGGAGCCATAGTATATCAGAGTCCGTTAGTTTTCAATTAGACGGTCCGGAGCCAAAGGAATGTGATGAGAATCAAAATCCAGCTGAGTTATCCTTGGAACCCGATTTGAAGCATGATCAGATCCTGGAAGAGGTTGATCAATTCATTGAAAAGTTAGATTCCGATGGAGGTAAATGCAAAGCCCCAGAAATTCCGAATTCTATCGAGCCATTGCTGAAGATGGTCGAGACCAGGATTGCAGGATATGAACAGAGGGAAGCATCAGCAAAGTTTGGCCAAAACCAGGAGGAAGATCCCTCATTTTTTGAAGCTATAAGCCGCGTTTCGAGGATCGTAAAAAGTCTTGATGAATTCCCGTTTGATTCAAGTGCAACTTCTTGCTTTAATCAAGCAGGCTCTGTTCACCATCGAGCCATGTTGTTATTGGGATACGAGTTCTGTGCTCTCCTGGACAATTCTAAACGAATCTGCAACATAAATAGAGATCCAAAAACTCCACAGACTCCCAAGCAATCTTTCTTCAACTCCAATCACGAGTTGGATCGATGCATCCGACCCGAATCCGACTCCAAAAAAGAGGACGAGTTTCCATCTTTTTCACCGGAATCAATCTCCAACATGAACCAAATAGCCACCGCAATGATCTCTGCAGGGTACGAGGCGGAATGTTGCATTTCTTACAGTGGTCTGAGGCTAAAAGCACTGGATGTCGAGTTGAACAAGCAAGGGTTCGAGAATATCAATGTGGACGATGTTCAAAGGATGCATTGGGAATCACTTGAAGGAGAGATCGCTAATTGGATTCAAATTGTCAAGCATTGCTCCACGAATTTCTTTTCCGCTGAACGCAAGCTTTGCAATTCGGTATTTTCAGAACATCCTTTGATCGCTCAGAGATTGTTCAGCGATCACGCAACATTCGTGACCGTAAGGCTTCTTAATTTTGCAAATGCTGTGGTGTTGACCAAACGATATTCTACGGAGAAACTATTCAagtttttagatatttatgagaCATTGCATGATTTGAATCGGGATTTTGGTGATGACTCATCCGCCCCGGATTTGATATTCGAGACATCTGTGACACAATGCAGGGTCGGTGAAGCCGCGGTGAGCATTTTCTGTCAGCTTGAGAATTCAATCAAGAGTGATAATGGGAGAATCCCTGTGGCCAGTGGTGCAGTTCACCCCTTGACTCGCTATACAATGAATTATCTAAAATACGCTTGTGAGTACAAAGACACGTTAGAGCAAGTATTCCAACAGCACTACAAGATGGAGGAATCTACCAGGCAGAAATTTGAGGAGCAGGAGTCCAAGAATGCCATCAAAGATGATGGGAGCCCCAGAGCCTCCCCCTTTTCAGTAAAGTTAATGATGGTCATGGATTTGTTAGATGCCAACATTGACATGAAATCGAAGCTGTATAGGGACCCAGCATTGCGTTACATTTTCTTGATGAATAATGGGAGGTATATTTTGCAGAAGGTCAAAGGGTCCGCGGAGATCTATGAAATGATGGGTGATTCTTGGTCGCGGAAACGAACTACGGACCTAAGGCGGTACCATAAGAACTATCAAAGAGAAACATGGAGCAAGGTTCTACAGTGCATAAACCATGAGGGTTTGCAAGTGAATGGGAAAGTGTCAAAGACTATATTGAAAGAAAGGTTCAAGAACTTCAACACTTTGTTTGATGAAATCCACAAAACGCAGAGCACTTGGGTGGTGAGCGACGAGCAGCTTCAATCGGAGCTTATAGTTTCGATATCGGCCGTGGTGATTCCAGCATACAGGTCCTTTCTGGGGAGATTCAAGTCATATGTTGATTACGGTAGACAAGCAGAGAAATACATAAAGTATCAGCCAGAAGACATTGAGGGGTTGATTGATCAACTATTTGATGGAAATTCGACATCAATGGGGAGGAGGAgaacataa